From one Streptomyces sp. CA-210063 genomic stretch:
- the acnA gene encoding aconitate hydratase AcnA: MNADRTAVSAVLTVDGRPHRYLPLSGLLPHAELDALPYAIRVLLENVARRAPEALADVLTRVRAGSGACEVPVHPNRIMLHDTTCLPALADFAAMRDSVAELGGDPGRLQPSIPVDLTVDHSVIVEEYGRPDAVERNLLIDFRRNGERYEMVKWAERSLDNFRVVPPGTGIIHQVNMEALARVVWTDDGTAQGHAADGEPPVLHPDVLVATDSHTPMINALGVVGWGVGGLEGQAAMLGEPVTIQYPEVVGVRLTGGLRPGLGATDLALTLTELLRAHGVVNKFVEFSGPGVTTLGWAERAAVSNMAPEYGATCVFFPYDDETAAYLRLSGRDEEHVRLVDAYLTAQGLKRTDDRPEPRYDDVIDLDLGTVEPSMAGPNLPHQRLSLSRVPESYRAAASTPARDTAVDESAFGAPLPDGPVALAAITSCTHTANPALLIQAGLLAERAVDAGLTAKPWVKTSLSPGSRVVEEYLRASGLLPALEKTGFHIVGFGCMTCIGNSGPLHPAMEQLAEEGTVDPVAVLSGNRNFTGRVNPRTPLSYLASPPLVVAYALAGSILHDFENDPLCTGPDGRPVYLRDLWPSDEEVRDRIAEYVRPEMFRANAERLREGTEAWCRLDAPAGTLFPWDPESTYIRRPPQLTGLSATAPDRLALRRAKVLLHLGDDITTDHISPAGRIPVDSAAGHWLTERGVARRDLNQYATRRSNHEVMLRGAFTNPAVINLTVRGRQGQGGHTYTADRTRVLPVHQAAPTHRESGHDLVVVAGRNYGAGSSRDWAAKAQALLGVRAVIAESYERIHRSNLIGMGVLPLEFTEGDHASSYSFTGEEELTFEGIDDLSVGTNPVGLRIARNDGGHTAVGLRLRIFSGQELSYLRHGGILPYVVRRALTRS; the protein is encoded by the coding sequence ATGAACGCTGACCGCACAGCCGTGTCCGCCGTCCTCACCGTGGACGGCCGGCCCCACCGCTACCTGCCCCTGAGCGGACTCCTGCCGCATGCGGAGCTGGACGCCCTCCCCTACGCGATACGCGTCCTGCTGGAGAACGTCGCCCGCCGGGCACCGGAGGCGCTGGCGGACGTACTGACCCGGGTGCGCGCCGGGAGCGGTGCGTGCGAGGTGCCCGTGCATCCGAACCGGATCATGCTGCACGACACCACCTGCCTACCGGCCCTGGCCGACTTCGCGGCCATGCGCGACAGCGTCGCCGAGCTGGGCGGCGACCCCGGACGGCTCCAGCCGTCGATCCCCGTCGACCTGACCGTCGACCACTCCGTCATCGTCGAGGAGTACGGGCGCCCTGACGCCGTCGAGCGCAACCTCCTCATCGACTTCCGCCGCAACGGCGAGCGCTACGAGATGGTGAAGTGGGCCGAGCGCAGCCTCGACAACTTCCGCGTCGTACCGCCCGGCACCGGCATCATCCACCAGGTCAACATGGAGGCGCTGGCCCGCGTGGTGTGGACGGACGACGGGACAGCGCAGGGGCACGCGGCAGACGGTGAACCGCCCGTCCTCCACCCGGACGTGCTCGTCGCCACCGACAGCCACACCCCGATGATCAACGCGCTCGGTGTCGTCGGCTGGGGCGTCGGAGGCCTGGAGGGCCAGGCGGCGATGCTGGGCGAGCCGGTCACCATCCAGTACCCCGAGGTGGTCGGCGTCCGCCTGACCGGAGGCCTGCGCCCGGGTCTCGGCGCCACCGACCTGGCCCTCACGCTCACCGAACTCCTGCGCGCCCACGGCGTGGTGAACAAGTTCGTCGAGTTCTCCGGCCCCGGTGTCACCACCCTCGGCTGGGCGGAACGCGCGGCCGTCTCCAACATGGCCCCGGAGTACGGGGCTACCTGTGTGTTCTTCCCGTACGACGACGAGACCGCCGCGTATCTCCGGCTCAGCGGCCGGGACGAGGAGCACGTACGCCTCGTCGACGCCTACCTCACCGCCCAGGGCCTCAAGCGCACCGACGACCGCCCCGAACCCCGCTACGACGACGTCATCGACCTCGATCTCGGCACGGTCGAGCCCAGCATGGCGGGACCCAACCTTCCCCACCAGCGGCTGTCACTCTCCCGCGTGCCGGAGTCGTACCGCGCCGCCGCCTCAACGCCCGCCCGGGACACAGCCGTTGACGAGTCCGCCTTCGGTGCGCCGCTGCCCGACGGTCCGGTCGCCCTCGCCGCCATCACCAGCTGCACCCACACCGCCAACCCGGCCCTGCTGATCCAGGCGGGTCTGCTCGCCGAACGGGCCGTGGACGCCGGGCTGACCGCGAAGCCCTGGGTGAAGACGTCCCTCTCCCCCGGCTCCCGCGTGGTCGAGGAGTATCTGCGCGCGTCCGGCCTGCTGCCCGCCCTGGAGAAGACGGGCTTCCACATCGTCGGCTTCGGCTGCATGACCTGCATCGGCAACTCCGGCCCTCTGCACCCGGCGATGGAACAGCTCGCGGAGGAGGGCACGGTCGATCCGGTCGCCGTGCTCTCCGGCAACCGCAACTTCACGGGCCGGGTCAACCCCCGTACTCCCCTGTCGTATCTGGCCTCCCCGCCCCTGGTCGTCGCCTACGCGCTGGCCGGCTCGATCCTGCACGACTTCGAGAACGACCCGCTGTGCACCGGCCCCGACGGCCGTCCCGTGTATCTGAGGGATCTCTGGCCGTCCGACGAGGAGGTGCGGGACCGGATCGCCGAGTACGTCCGGCCGGAGATGTTCCGCGCGAACGCCGAGCGTCTGCGCGAGGGGACCGAGGCCTGGTGTCGGCTGGACGCGCCCGCCGGCACCTTGTTCCCCTGGGACCCGGAATCCACATATATCCGTCGCCCCCCGCAGCTGACCGGCCTGTCGGCGACCGCGCCGGACCGGCTCGCGCTGCGCCGCGCCAAGGTGTTGCTGCATCTCGGCGACGACATCACCACCGACCACATCTCCCCGGCCGGCCGTATCCCTGTCGACAGCGCGGCGGGCCACTGGCTCACCGAGCGCGGAGTCGCCCGCCGGGACCTGAACCAGTACGCGACGCGCCGCAGCAACCACGAGGTGATGCTGCGTGGCGCCTTCACCAACCCGGCCGTCATCAACCTGACGGTGCGGGGCCGGCAGGGACAGGGCGGTCACACGTACACGGCCGACCGCACGCGCGTCCTCCCCGTGCACCAGGCCGCACCGACCCACCGGGAGTCCGGCCACGACCTGGTCGTCGTCGCCGGGCGCAACTACGGCGCCGGTTCCAGCCGCGACTGGGCGGCCAAGGCCCAGGCACTCCTGGGTGTCCGTGCCGTCATCGCCGAGTCGTACGAGCGCATCCACCGCAGCAACCTGATCGGGATGGGCGTACTGCCGCTGGAGTTCACCGAGGGCGACCACGCGTCGTCGTACTCCTTCACCGGCGAGGAGGAGCTGACGTTCGAGGGGATCGACGACCTGTCCGTCGGCACCAACCCGGTCGGCCTGCGCATCGCGCGGAACGACGGTGGCCACACCGCCGTGGGCCTGCGGCTGCGGATCTTCTCCGGGCAGGAACTGTCCTACCTCCGCCACGGCGGCATCCTGCCGTACGTGGTCCGCCGGGCGCTGACCCGGTCGTGA
- a CDS encoding GntR family transcriptional regulator encodes MSRPNLTTSLATRLVDLFRRNGLKEGAHVTEQWAADTLEVSRTPVRKAMLFLAEVGILERVPHRGFFLARDASALARADLGDGDDVEQAAYFEIADDYVGGRFTGSFTSADISRRYRLTPRQADRVLVRMEGEDLVRRKTGGRGWEFQHVMATVEAHAQSYRFRMIVEPAALLEPGFTVDAAAFARHRQQQEALLHGDILLLPRAELFQVNASFHEMLVGCSGNPFLLDAVRRQNRLRRLIEYRHQLDRSRLTQQAREHLRLLDLVENGDLKEASAFLHEHLNKVRSIKTGASPEA; translated from the coding sequence ATGTCACGGCCGAACCTGACCACCTCCCTCGCCACCCGACTGGTGGACCTGTTCCGCCGCAACGGGCTGAAGGAGGGCGCGCACGTCACGGAGCAGTGGGCGGCGGACACGCTGGAGGTCTCGCGTACGCCGGTCCGCAAGGCCATGCTCTTCCTCGCCGAGGTCGGCATTCTCGAACGGGTCCCCCACCGCGGTTTCTTCCTCGCCCGTGACGCGAGCGCCCTCGCCCGGGCGGATCTCGGCGACGGTGACGACGTGGAGCAGGCGGCCTACTTCGAGATCGCCGACGACTATGTCGGTGGGCGCTTCACCGGCTCCTTCACCTCGGCCGACATCAGCCGCCGCTACCGTCTGACCCCGCGCCAGGCGGACCGGGTGCTGGTCCGGATGGAGGGCGAGGACTTGGTGCGGCGCAAGACCGGCGGCCGGGGCTGGGAGTTCCAGCACGTCATGGCCACCGTCGAGGCGCACGCCCAGAGCTACCGCTTCCGGATGATCGTCGAACCGGCCGCGCTGCTGGAGCCGGGCTTCACCGTGGACGCGGCGGCGTTCGCCCGGCACCGACAGCAGCAGGAGGCCCTGCTGCACGGGGACATCCTGTTGCTGCCGCGCGCCGAACTGTTCCAGGTCAACGCCTCGTTCCACGAGATGCTGGTCGGCTGCTCCGGCAACCCGTTCCTGCTCGACGCCGTACGCCGCCAGAACCGGCTCCGTCGGCTGATCGAGTACCGCCACCAGCTCGACCGCTCCCGCCTGACCCAGCAGGCACGCGAGCATCTGCGGCTGCTGGACCTCGTCGAGAACGGCGACCTCAAGGAGGCATCGGCCTTCCTCCACGAGCACCTGAACAAGGTGCGGTCGATCAAGACCGGAGCCTCGCCGGAGGCGTAG
- a CDS encoding SDR family oxidoreductase, with translation MTEPFESTVVVTGATGRLGGRVAHRLAERGVAQRLLVRSPERAPALPGATAVRGEYGDREAVVRGLTGARTVLMVSASESADRVSQHRAFVDAAVAAGVEHLVYVSFFGAAPDAAFTLARDHFHTEEHIRASGLAHTFLRDNLYAEIVPDLAGEDGVIRGPAGQGRAAFVSQDDIADAAATVLARPADHAGITYDLTGPESVTLDEAAAILSEQLGRTVRYQPETIEEAYASRASYGAPPWQLDAWVSTYTAIAAGELDGVSSAVPDLTGHPARSLTDVFRATTQSHRRSS, from the coding sequence ATGACCGAACCTTTCGAATCAACCGTGGTGGTGACCGGAGCCACGGGCCGCCTCGGCGGGCGCGTCGCCCACCGTCTGGCCGAGCGGGGTGTGGCGCAGCGGCTGCTGGTGCGCAGTCCCGAGCGGGCTCCCGCACTGCCCGGCGCGACGGCGGTCCGCGGCGAGTACGGCGACCGTGAGGCGGTCGTTCGCGGCCTCACCGGCGCGCGGACCGTGTTGATGGTGTCCGCTTCGGAGAGCGCGGACCGGGTCTCCCAGCACAGGGCTTTCGTGGACGCCGCCGTGGCGGCCGGGGTCGAGCACCTGGTGTACGTGTCCTTCTTCGGTGCCGCGCCCGATGCCGCGTTCACCCTCGCGCGCGACCACTTCCACACCGAGGAACACATCCGCGCGAGCGGCCTGGCCCACACCTTCCTGCGCGACAACCTCTACGCGGAGATCGTCCCCGACCTGGCCGGCGAGGACGGCGTCATCCGGGGCCCCGCCGGGCAGGGGCGTGCGGCCTTCGTCTCCCAGGACGACATCGCCGACGCCGCCGCGACGGTCCTGGCCCGTCCCGCCGACCACGCCGGCATCACGTACGACCTGACCGGCCCCGAATCCGTGACGCTGGACGAAGCGGCCGCGATCCTCTCCGAGCAGCTCGGGCGCACCGTCCGCTACCAACCCGAGACCATCGAGGAGGCGTACGCCTCGCGCGCCTCCTACGGCGCCCCGCCCTGGCAACTCGACGCCTGGGTCTCCACCTACACGGCCATCGCGGCCGGCGAACTCGACGGCGTCAGCAGCGCCGTCCCCGACCTCACCGGCCACCCCGCCCGATCCCTCACCGATGTCTTCCGCGCCACCACCCAGAGCCACCGCCGGAGCTCTTAG
- a CDS encoding vWA domain-containing protein, with protein sequence MTLSQDPRAAVTALADSTVPYLLGVRHHSPALAAAVPALLDASGAEVVCVELPADFQPWLTHLAAPGTLAPVALAGASEGGRLGFYPFADFSPELAAVRWARERGAEVVCCDLPMSDPGWSADLAGVGAGRPGAGAGRPGADAGPPGAGAGRPGAGADRPESGSDRPGAGSHRPGAGSHRPGLITLRPGTDADRPDSGTDRPGSDTGQPGLSTGQPGSDTRRPESGAGQPESDTDRPESDTRRPESEADCSAPDRETGSALAEAVPVATPTAFADALTAAGTGREGDDLWDRCVEVLAPGCAPEAIRRAALGVGWALRRDAESAGGVPPVDLAREAHMRDTIARAAADGRRVAAVIGAFHAPALMDVAGVGTDTAGTEAAHAGTDTADTEAAHTGGSVPSPHAADAASGGREAGLVGEHPPVVTSLVPYAFDLLDSRSGYPAGIRDPRWQQAVFTAGGDPERLHAAAARAITDVCRELRAAGHTAGTGEATETLRMACDLASLRGLAAPGRGEVLEALTTVMGQGEPLGRGRALARALEVVLVGTERGRIAPGTPRSGLGPSVEAELAVLRLPGPDDPASRELRLDPLRSALDGRREILLQRLAVCGAGYGEAVEVAGTGDGTALTTRWRLSWTPAVPVRLDLAGIRGVTAALAAEGSLRETFRRESADGGPTCALVLAGLRAAARCDLPALVADRLADAAAVLPAAATLPELLEALDLLEALRRGHLPGTTPKGRQEAAELTTDLLEAAVRALPGLAGSDQPEDATALIGLASRAGEHHLGLRMDDALGTLARTGSPLVQGAALAARVMLDLDDADTLGARAAGWIDTATGPDGRLGLARRLTGLLSGAAPLLQSAPTALDPLLDRIDTLTDQGFLDRLPALRGGFDTLTPAGRDRLLDTVTERLGDRLDLSLSASPELLALWTAADTAGLAAVNALRLTIGTDATGLPKTTEVTVITEATNAPSSAGTPRPAEPAPPAPPAPPTAPRPPETPAPTPAPTAPSPLHLSPTDRWRLLLGRESEKLPQGARRYAHALDELYGTGRGEGSSDLGRGGGQGQGGGQDASFPTAREWAEELDALFGTEVREEVLARAADQGRTDVLAELDPKAVRPSVDLLTSVLSLAGGMPEQQLAKLRPLVRRLVDELARELATRMRPALTGLATPRPTRRPGGRLDLPRTLRANLAHTRRTADGRTVVVPERPVFSTRSRREADWRLILVVDVSGSMEASVIWSALTAAVLGGVPTLSTHFLAFSTEVIDLTDQVEDPLSLLLEVRVGGGTHIAAGLAHARSLVTVPSRTLVVVVSDFEEGYPLGGLLGEVRALASSGVHLMGCAALDDTGTPRYSVPVAQQLVAAGMPVAALSPLALARWVGDRLRGETR encoded by the coding sequence GTGACGCTCTCTCAGGACCCGCGGGCGGCCGTCACCGCCCTCGCCGACTCCACGGTGCCGTACCTGCTGGGCGTACGGCACCACAGCCCGGCCCTCGCCGCGGCCGTACCCGCCCTGCTGGACGCCTCCGGCGCCGAGGTCGTCTGCGTGGAACTCCCCGCCGACTTCCAGCCCTGGCTCACCCACCTCGCCGCCCCGGGCACCCTCGCGCCGGTCGCACTGGCCGGCGCGAGCGAGGGCGGCCGACTCGGCTTCTACCCCTTCGCCGACTTCTCCCCCGAACTCGCCGCGGTCCGCTGGGCACGGGAGCGTGGAGCGGAGGTCGTGTGCTGCGACCTGCCGATGTCGGATCCGGGGTGGAGCGCGGACCTTGCGGGGGTGGGCGCGGGCCGCCCGGGGGCGGGCGCGGGCCGCCCGGGAGCGGACGCGGGCCCCCCGGGAGCCGGCGCGGGCCGCCCGGGAGCCGGCGCGGACCGGCCGGAGTCGGGCTCGGACCGGCCGGGAGCGGGCTCGCATCGGCCGGGAGCGGGCTCGCATCGGCCGGGCTTGATCACGCTCCGGCCGGGCACGGACGCGGACCGGCCGGACTCAGGCACAGACCGGCCGGGATCGGATACGGGCCAGCCGGGGTTGAGCACCGGCCAGCCGGGGTCGGACACGCGTCGGCCGGAGTCGGGCGCGGGCCAGCCGGAGTCGGACACCGACCGGCCGGAGTCGGACACGCGTCGGCCGGAGTCGGAGGCGGACTGTTCCGCCCCGGACAGGGAAACAGGGAGTGCGCTCGCCGAAGCCGTTCCCGTCGCCACGCCCACCGCCTTCGCGGACGCGCTCACCGCCGCCGGGACCGGTCGCGAGGGGGACGACCTGTGGGACCGCTGTGTGGAAGTGCTCGCTCCCGGCTGCGCTCCTGAGGCGATCCGGCGCGCCGCCCTGGGCGTGGGGTGGGCGCTGCGCCGCGACGCCGAGTCGGCGGGCGGCGTACCGCCGGTGGACCTGGCCCGTGAGGCCCATATGCGCGACACGATCGCCCGTGCGGCTGCGGACGGACGCAGGGTCGCGGCCGTCATCGGCGCGTTCCACGCCCCGGCGCTCATGGACGTCGCAGGCGTGGGCACCGACACGGCCGGCACAGAAGCGGCCCACGCGGGCACCGACACAGCCGACACAGAAGCGGCCCACACGGGCGGCTCGGTGCCGTCCCCGCACGCGGCCGACGCGGCGTCCGGGGGCCGGGAAGCGGGCCTCGTCGGGGAGCACCCGCCTGTCGTCACCTCACTCGTCCCGTACGCCTTCGATCTGCTGGACTCCCGTTCCGGGTACCCGGCGGGCATCCGCGACCCACGCTGGCAGCAGGCGGTGTTCACGGCCGGGGGCGACCCCGAGCGGCTGCACGCTGCCGCCGCCCGGGCGATCACCGATGTGTGCCGGGAGCTGCGCGCGGCCGGGCACACCGCGGGGACGGGTGAGGCCACCGAGACCCTGCGGATGGCGTGCGACCTGGCCAGTCTCCGGGGACTCGCGGCCCCGGGCCGGGGGGAGGTGCTGGAGGCGCTGACAACCGTGATGGGCCAGGGCGAACCCCTCGGCCGTGGCCGGGCCCTCGCGCGGGCCCTCGAAGTGGTTCTGGTCGGCACCGAGCGCGGCCGAATCGCACCCGGCACACCACGTTCCGGGCTCGGCCCGTCCGTGGAGGCGGAGTTGGCCGTGCTGCGGCTGCCCGGCCCGGACGACCCCGCCTCGCGCGAGCTCCGACTCGACCCGCTCCGCTCCGCCCTCGACGGCCGCCGCGAGATCCTGCTCCAGCGCCTCGCGGTGTGCGGCGCGGGCTACGGCGAGGCCGTGGAGGTGGCCGGTACGGGCGATGGCACGGCGCTCACCACCCGGTGGCGGCTGTCGTGGACGCCCGCCGTTCCCGTACGGCTCGACCTGGCCGGAATACGGGGCGTGACCGCGGCCCTGGCCGCCGAAGGCAGCCTGCGGGAGACCTTCCGCAGGGAGTCGGCGGACGGCGGGCCCACCTGCGCCCTCGTCCTCGCCGGGCTCCGGGCGGCCGCCCGCTGCGACCTGCCCGCGCTGGTCGCCGACCGCCTGGCCGACGCCGCCGCGGTGCTCCCCGCCGCGGCCACACTCCCCGAACTCCTCGAAGCCCTGGACCTGTTGGAGGCACTGCGCCGGGGTCACCTGCCCGGCACCACGCCGAAAGGCAGGCAGGAGGCCGCCGAACTCACCACCGACCTGCTGGAGGCGGCGGTCCGTGCCCTGCCCGGCCTGGCGGGCAGCGACCAGCCGGAGGACGCGACCGCACTCATCGGGCTCGCCTCGCGGGCCGGTGAACACCACCTCGGCCTGCGGATGGACGACGCGTTGGGCACCCTCGCCCGCACCGGCTCCCCGCTCGTCCAGGGTGCCGCCCTGGCCGCCCGGGTCATGCTCGACCTCGACGACGCCGACACCCTCGGCGCACGTGCGGCCGGCTGGATCGACACGGCCACCGGCCCCGACGGCCGCCTCGGGCTGGCCCGCCGCCTCACCGGGCTGCTCAGCGGCGCGGCACCTTTGCTCCAGTCGGCGCCGACGGCACTGGACCCGTTGCTCGACCGGATCGACACACTCACCGACCAGGGGTTCCTGGACCGGCTCCCCGCGCTGCGCGGCGGCTTCGACACACTCACCCCGGCGGGCCGCGACCGCCTGCTCGACACCGTCACCGAGCGCCTGGGCGACCGCCTCGACCTGTCGCTGAGCGCCTCGCCGGAGCTCCTCGCCCTGTGGACGGCGGCGGACACGGCGGGCCTGGCGGCGGTCAACGCCCTGCGACTGACGATCGGAACGGACGCCACCGGGCTGCCCAAGACCACCGAGGTCACGGTGATCACCGAGGCCACCAACGCTCCGAGCTCAGCCGGGACACCCCGCCCCGCCGAACCGGCTCCCCCAGCGCCCCCGGCGCCCCCAACGGCCCCCCGCCCTCCGGAAACGCCCGCCCCCACCCCCGCCCCCACGGCCCCCTCCCCCCTCCACCTCTCCCCCACCGACCGCTGGCGGCTCCTCCTCGGCCGGGAGAGCGAGAAGTTGCCGCAGGGCGCCCGCCGTTACGCGCACGCGCTGGACGAGCTGTACGGCACCGGCCGGGGCGAGGGCTCCTCGGATCTCGGCCGGGGCGGCGGCCAGGGCCAGGGCGGCGGCCAGGACGCGTCGTTCCCCACGGCCAGGGAGTGGGCTGAGGAGTTGGACGCGCTGTTCGGCACGGAGGTCCGCGAGGAAGTGCTGGCACGGGCCGCCGACCAGGGCCGTACGGACGTACTGGCCGAGCTGGACCCCAAGGCGGTCCGCCCCTCGGTCGACCTGCTGACGTCCGTGCTGTCCCTCGCCGGAGGGATGCCCGAGCAGCAACTGGCGAAGCTGCGCCCGCTGGTACGCCGCCTGGTCGACGAACTGGCCAGGGAACTCGCCACCCGTATGCGCCCCGCACTCACGGGTCTGGCCACCCCGCGCCCGACCCGTCGCCCCGGCGGTCGGCTCGACCTGCCACGCACCCTGCGGGCCAACCTGGCCCACACACGCCGGACAGCCGACGGCCGGACCGTGGTCGTACCGGAGCGGCCGGTGTTCAGCACCCGGTCCCGCAGGGAGGCGGACTGGCGGCTGATCCTCGTCGTCGACGTGTCCGGGTCGATGGAGGCGTCCGTCATCTGGTCGGCGCTGACCGCGGCGGTCCTGGGCGGGGTGCCCACCCTGTCCACGCACTTCCTGGCGTTCTCGACCGAGGTGATCGACCTGACGGACCAGGTGGAGGACCCGTTGTCGCTGCTTCTGGAGGTGCGGGTCGGAGGCGGCACCCACATCGCGGCGGGGCTCGCGCACGCCCGTTCCCTGGTGACCGTGCCGAGCCGGACCCTCGTGGTGGTGGTGAGCGACTTCGAGGAGGGCTACCCGCTGGGCGGACTCCTCGGTGAGGTGCGGGCCCTCGCGAGTTCCGGCGTGCATCTGATGGGCTGCGCGGCCCTGGACGACACCGGCACCCCGCGCTACTCGGTGCCCGTCGCCCAGCAACTCGTCGCGGCCGGCATGCCCGTCGCCGCCCTCAGTCCCCTCGCCCTCGCCCGCTGGGTGGGCGACCGCCTCCGCGGAGAGACCCGATGA
- a CDS encoding ATP-binding protein: MTPTDTATALPARQTLPAEERHATELAFLAAHDEGPRPPGWRLTPRAAVTFVCGSGGETLKLPKPHETLPDKLVIAPKFVGERALVERCVVTLAGERGLLLVGEPGTAKSMLSELLSAAVCGTSALTVQGTAGTTEDAFRYGWNYALLLAQGPTPQALVDSPVLGAMRSGRVARVEEITRCLPEVQDALVSILSDRRVSVPELSGTDDAQVAAAPGFTVIATANLRDRGVSEMSAALKRRFNFETVHPIADVDAETALVRRQAEAAVQRAGAAFGVDDAVLDVLVTVFRDLREGRSAEGWDVERPGTVMSTAEAVQVAASLGVAAAYLPGGDALDLVPGHLLGVVRKDDPADHARLLGYWDGPVRRRAEDGSATWRRLWDLRENLR, from the coding sequence ATGACCCCGACCGACACGGCGACGGCCCTCCCGGCCCGGCAGACCCTGCCCGCCGAGGAGCGACACGCCACCGAACTCGCCTTCCTCGCCGCCCACGACGAGGGCCCCCGCCCGCCCGGCTGGCGCCTGACCCCGCGTGCCGCGGTCACCTTCGTCTGCGGCAGCGGCGGCGAGACGTTGAAGCTCCCCAAGCCGCACGAGACACTGCCCGACAAGCTGGTGATCGCCCCCAAGTTCGTCGGCGAACGCGCCCTGGTGGAGCGGTGCGTGGTCACCCTCGCCGGTGAGCGCGGCCTGCTGCTCGTCGGCGAGCCCGGCACGGCCAAGTCGATGCTCTCCGAGCTGTTGTCGGCCGCCGTGTGCGGCACCAGCGCGCTCACCGTGCAGGGCACCGCCGGCACCACCGAGGACGCCTTCCGCTACGGCTGGAACTACGCCCTGCTGCTCGCCCAGGGCCCGACCCCGCAGGCACTGGTCGACTCGCCGGTGCTCGGCGCGATGCGCTCCGGCCGGGTGGCGCGGGTCGAGGAGATCACCCGCTGTCTGCCCGAGGTGCAGGACGCCCTGGTGTCGATCCTGTCCGACCGGCGGGTGAGCGTGCCCGAGCTGTCCGGCACGGACGACGCTCAGGTGGCGGCGGCCCCCGGGTTCACCGTCATCGCCACGGCCAACCTGCGCGACCGGGGTGTCTCGGAGATGTCCGCCGCGCTCAAGCGCCGCTTCAACTTCGAGACGGTGCACCCGATCGCGGACGTCGACGCCGAGACGGCACTGGTCCGGCGGCAGGCCGAGGCGGCCGTCCAGCGGGCGGGCGCGGCCTTCGGCGTGGACGACGCGGTGCTCGATGTGCTGGTCACCGTCTTCCGGGATCTGCGCGAAGGGCGGTCCGCCGAGGGCTGGGACGTGGAGCGGCCCGGGACGGTGATGTCCACCGCCGAGGCCGTGCAGGTCGCCGCCTCCCTCGGTGTGGCCGCCGCCTACCTGCCCGGCGGGGACGCCCTCGATCTCGTCCCCGGCCACCTGCTGGGTGTGGTCCGCAAGGACGACCCGGCCGACCACGCCCGGCTGCTCGGCTACTGGGACGGTCCGGTACGCCGCCGCGCCGAGGACGGCTCGGCGACGTGGCGCCGCCTCTGGGACCTGCGGGAGAACCTTCGGTGA